A single window of Myxocyprinus asiaticus isolate MX2 ecotype Aquarium Trade chromosome 48, UBuf_Myxa_2, whole genome shotgun sequence DNA harbors:
- the LOC127437256 gene encoding uncharacterized protein LOC127437256: protein MKQLYKVLFERNGERIKELRRQYVQRVMDLEANQVPHEMIYADEAGFNLAKRHRRGRNIIGKRATVTVPGQRGANITMCAAISNNGALLHNCEIGPYNTDHLLEDLHERLVPEVERGQVGDHLPIYVITWDNVAFHHSRAVTAWFDAHPRMMSLFLAPYSPFLNPIEEFFSAWRLVHRTKCPSWMQWMLHAKTSLLNTARGG from the exons ATGAAACAGCTATACAAAGTTCTTTTTGAAAGGAATGGTGAGCGCATCAAAGAACTCCGTCGCCAATACGTCCAG AGAGTCATGGATTTGGAGGCCAATCAAGTCCCACATGAAATGATCTACGCTGACGAGGCTGGCTTTAATTTGGCGAAAAGGCATCGGCGTGGAAGAAACATAATTGGCAAAAGGGCCACAGTTACCGTGCCGGGCCAGAGAGGAGCCAACATCACCATGTGCGCCGCAATCTCCAACAACGGTGCACTCCTGCATAATTGTGAGATTGGCCCCTACAACACCGACCACCTTCTAGAAGACCTGCATGAAAGACTGGTGCCAGAGGTAGAAAGGGGACAGGTGGGAGACCACTTGCCAATATATGTGATCACATGGGACAATGTGGCATTCCACCATTCCCGTGCAGTCACAGCCTGGTTTGACGCCCATCCGAGGATGATGTCCCTTTTCCTTGCCCCTTACTCCCCTTTCCTCAACCCCATTGAGGAGTTTTTCTCAGCCTGGAGATTGGTCCACAGGACCAAATGTCCCTCCTGGATGCAATGGATGCTGCATGCCAAGACATCACTGCTGAACACTGCCAGGGGTGGATAA